A genome region from Nocardiopsis exhalans includes the following:
- a CDS encoding TylF/MycF family methyltransferase: MVLQPTSPRRTIAEVTVAAGTAQDRNPRGLLRAVLASLARAGQSALLLQEAEAKCPERTSSGQPWPGADRPITNGQTTDKGRQGTRVPRFARTLAPVALTLLALAPTGAAVNTIGWTEAHVIDKDVFTQIPHGNDAEHWPWTNELTKVYCAVDSIGIRFAGPPHTTFLLHRTDGEVYPSYWQAMEPGYERLPGTGQDEGGYVPTDAYLATAIEQCGQVFTGNEAPADS, encoded by the coding sequence CTGAAGTCACTGTCGCGGCCGGAACGGCCCAGGACCGCAACCCCCGCGGTCTCCTGCGCGCTGTCCTCGCCTCCCTGGCCAGAGCAGGCCAATCAGCTCTGCTCCTCCAAGAGGCGGAAGCAAAGTGCCCCGAGCGGACTTCATCCGGCCAGCCCTGGCCAGGAGCCGACCGCCCCATAACCAATGGGCAGACAACAGACAAAGGACGGCAAGGAACCCGTGTCCCCCGTTTCGCACGAACTCTGGCGCCTGTCGCACTCACTCTTCTCGCCCTGGCCCCAACAGGCGCAGCCGTCAACACCATCGGCTGGACCGAGGCGCACGTCATCGACAAGGACGTCTTCACACAGATACCCCACGGCAACGACGCCGAGCACTGGCCCTGGACCAACGAACTCACCAAGGTCTACTGCGCCGTCGACTCCATCGGCATCCGCTTCGCCGGACCACCACACACCACGTTCCTACTGCACCGGACCGACGGTGAGGTCTACCCCTCCTACTGGCAGGCAATGGAACCAGGTTACGAACGACTCCCCGGAACGGGGCAGGACGAAGGCGGTTACGTTCCGACCGACGCCTACCTCGCCACTGCAATCGAACAGTGCGGCCAGGTCTTCACCGGAAACGAGGCGCCAGCAGACAGCTAG